The following proteins are co-located in the Malus sylvestris chromosome 13, drMalSylv7.2, whole genome shotgun sequence genome:
- the LOC126597144 gene encoding mavicyanin-like: MALVVRVLALAAAVTAVLEMSSAAVYKVGDSAGWTTFGNVNYKQWAASKTFQLGDVIRFEYNPQLHNVIRVTHAMYRSCNASLPLDSYTTGNDTITITTRGHYFYMCGVPGHCQAGQKVDINAMRHPSSAAPTPSALAPPTVPAPHAPTPGPSIAAPLQSLKGNFGLLGLTLVVSGLA; the protein is encoded by the exons ATGGCTTTGGTGGTCAGAGTCTTGGCTCTAGCGGCGGCGGTGACGGCTGTTTTGGAGATGTCCAGTGCAGCTGTGTACAAGGTCGGAGACTCCGCCGGGTGGACCACCTTCGGAAATGTCAACTACAAACAATGGGCTGCTTCTAAAACTTTCCAACTTGGTGATGTTATCA GATTCGAATACAACCCCCAACTCCACAACGTGATCCGTGTTACGCACGCCATGTATCGGTCATGCAACGCCTCACTCCCCCTCGACTCCTACACCACCGGAAATGACACAATCACCATCACCACCAGAGGCCATTACTTCTACATGTGCGGGGTCCCCGGTCACTGCCAGGCCGGCCAGAAGGTCGACATCAACGCCATGCGCCATCCTTCGTCGGCAGCTCCAACTCCTTCGGCATTGGCCCCCCCAACAGTTCCTGCTCCTCACGCACCGACGCCAGGTCCAAGCATCGCTGCTCCATTACAATCTCTGAAGGGAAATTTTGGTCTGCTGGGATTAACACTAGTTGTTTCTGGTCTCGCTTAG
- the LOC126597137 gene encoding chloride channel protein CLC-d-like isoform X1 — MLSNHLQNGIGAPKLAWSRLPHSEEAAEPDAVGLMKKSDDVGVESLDYEVIENYAYWEEQAQRGKLYVGYHVMVKWFFALLIGIGTGLAAVFINIAVENFAGWKFALTFAIIQKSYVAGFVVYILINLVLVFSSVYIVTQFAPAAAGSGIPEIKGYLNGVDIHGVLLFRTLIGKIFGSIGSVGGGLALGKEGPLVHTGACIASLLGQGGSTKYHLSSRWLQIFNSDRDRRDLVTCGCAAGVSAAFRAPVGGVLFALEEVTSWWKSQLMWRVFFTSAIVAVVVRTAMGWCKSGKCGHFGSGGFIIWDLSDGQEDYSFEEFLPMAVIGVIGGLLGALFNQLTFYIAYWRRNYLHKNGNRVKIIEACLISLITSIISFGLPLLRKCSPCPEADLDSGIECPRPPGMYGNYVNFYCSKNKEYNDLATIFFNTQDDAIRNLFSAKTVHEYSAQSLLTFLVMFYSLAVVTFGTAVPAGQFVPGIMIGSTYGRLVGKFVVSFYKKLNIEEGTYALLGAASFLGGSMRMTVSLCVIMVEITNNLKLLPLIMLVLLISKAVGDAFNEGLYEEQARLKGIPLLESRPKYQMRKMTAKEASGKRVISFPRVVKVADVVSILRSNNHNGFPVIDHARNGETLVIGLMLRSHLLVLLQSKVDFQHSPLPCDPRGSRSIRHTISEFVKPASSKGLSMNDVHLSSDDLEMYIDLAPFLNPSPYIVPEDMSLTKVYNLFRQLGLRHIFVVPRPSRVLGLITRKDLLLEENEDPASVELQSTSVRTRHRDRRKVGRNGDMERPLLTSLLV, encoded by the exons ATGCTGTCGAATCATTTGCAGAACGGGATCGGGGCGCCGAAGCTCGCCTGGTCCCGCCTCCCGCACTCGGAGGAAGCCGCCGAGCCCGACGCCGTCGGTCTCATGAAGAAGAGCGACGATGTCGGCGTCGAGAGCCTTGACTACGAAGTTATTGAAAATTACGCATATTGGGAGGAGCAG GCGCAGAGAGGGAAGCTCTATGTTGGGTATCATGTGATGGTGAAGTGGTTCTTTGCTTTGCTCATCGGTATCG GCACTGGATTAGCTGCGGTTTTCATCAATATTGCAGTCGAGAACTTTGCAGGCTGGAAGTTTGCATTGACATTTGCAATAATCCAAAAATCATATGTGGCTGGTTTTGTAGTATACATATTAATCAACTTAGTTTTGGTTTTTTCGTCTGTATATATCGTTACACAATTTGCACCCGCAGCAGCTGGGTCCGGTATTCCCGAAATCAAGGGGTATTTGAATG GGGTTGATATACACGGTGTACTTCTTTTCAGAACCTTGATTGGAAAG ATCTTTGGGAGCATTGGCTCCGTGGGAGGTGGTCTAGCTTTAGGCAAAGAGGGCCCTCTTGTTCATACTGGTGCTTGTATTGCGTCTTTGCTTGGACAA GGTGGATCTACGAAATACCATCTAAGCTCTAGGTGGCTACAGATATTTAATAGCGATCGGGATCGTAGGGATCTG GTAACCTGTGGGTGTGCAGCTGGAGTGTCTGCTGCTTTTCGAGCTCCCGTTGGTGGTGTTCTATTTGCACTGGAAGAAGTTACATCTTG GTGGAAGAGTCAACTTATGTGGCGTGTATTTTTTACTTCTGCTATTGTGGCTGTTGTGGTGCGTACTGCAATGGGATGGTGTAAGAGTGGAAAGTGTGGACATTTTGGCTCAGGTGGCTTCATAATATGGGACTTATCAGA TGGTCAAGAGGACTACTCTTTTGAGGAGTTCTTGCCGATGGCAGTTATTGGGGTCATTGGAGGATTACTGG gaGCCTTATTTAACCAGCTTACGTTTTATATTGCATACTGGCGTCGAAATTATTTGCACAAGAATGGGAATCGAGTCAAG ATAATTGAAGCGTGCCTCATCTCGCTGATAACATCAATTATTTCCTTTGGTCTACCACTTTTACGAAAATGCAGTCCATGCCCTGAAGCAGATCTGGATTCTGGTATTGAATGCCCAAGGCCTCCAGGAATGTATGGGAATTATGTAAAT TTTTATTGCAGTAAGAACAAGGAATACAATGATCTCGCAACtattttcttcaatactcaG GATGATGCAATTAGGAATTTGTTTAGTGCAAAAACAGTTCATGAGTATAGTGCCCAAAGTTTGTTGACCTTCTTG GTGATGTTTTATTCATTAGCAGTTGTGACATTTGGTACTGCCGTTCCAGCTGGTCAATTTGTTCCTGGGATCATGATAGGATCTACATATGGGCGTCTTGTGGGCAAGTTTGTGGTTAGCTTTTACAAGAAGCTCAACATTGAAGAGGGAAC ATATGCTCTACTGGGAGCAGCTTCTTTTCTTGGAGGTTCAATGCGGATGACAGTGTCTCTGTGCGTCATTATGGTTGAAATCACAAATAATTTGAAATTATTGCCTCTTATCATGCTTGTTCTTCTTATTTCAAAG GCTGTTGGTGATGCTTTCAATGAAGGCCTGTACGAAGAACAGGCGCGATTAAAAGGCATTCCATTACTGGAATCAAGACCCAAGTACCAAATGAGGAAGATGACTGCAAAAGAGGCATCTGGAAAAAGG GTGATTTCCTTCCCTCGTGTTGTTAAGGTTGCAGATGTGGTTTCTATTTTGCGGAGCAACAATCATAATGGCTTCCCT GTGATTGATCATGCAAGAAATGGGGAAACACTTGTAATTGGACTAATGCTTCGTAG TCACTTGTTGGTACTTCTGCAGTCGAAGGTGGATTTCCAACATAGTCCTTTACCTTGTGATCCAAGAGGATCCAGGTCCATCAG GCACACCATCAGTGAATTTGTGAAACCTGCTTCCAGTAAAGGCTTATCGATGAATGATGTACATCTGAGTTCAGATGACCTAGAAATGTACATAGATCTTGCCCCATTTTTGAACCCATCTCCTTACATTGTCCCTGAGGATATGTCTTTGACAAAG GTATATAATCTTTTCCGACAACTAGGTCTGAGGCATATATTTGTTGTTCCCCGTCCATCTCGTGTGCTTGGCTTGATTACCAGGAAGGATTTATTGCTTGAG GAGAATGAGGATCCAGCTTCGGTGGAGCTCCAATCGACTAGTGTAAG AACTCGGCATAGAGATAGAAGAAAGGTTGGAAGGAATGGAGATATGGAGCGCCCACTTCTCACTAGTCTTCTGGTCTAA
- the LOC126597137 gene encoding chloride channel protein CLC-d-like isoform X2, with protein sequence MLSNHLQNGIGAPKLAWSRLPHSEEAAEPDAVGLMKKSDDVGVESLDYEVIENYAYWEEQAQRGKLYVGYHVMVKWFFALLIGIGTGLAAVFINIAVENFAGWKFALTFAIIQKSYVAGFVVYILINLVLVFSSVYIVTQFAPAAAGSGIPEIKGYLNGVDIHGVLLFRTLIGKIFGSIGSVGGGLALGKEGPLVHTGACIASLLGQGGSTKYHLSSRWLQIFNSDRDRRDLVTCGCAAGVSAAFRAPVGGVLFALEEVTSWWKSQLMWRVFFTSAIVAVVVRTAMGWCKSGKCGHFGSGGFIIWDLSDGQEDYSFEEFLPMAVIGVIGGLLGALFNQLTFYIAYWRRNYLHKNGNRVKIIEACLISLITSIISFGLPLLRKCSPCPEADLDSGIECPRPPGMYGNYVNVMFYSLAVVTFGTAVPAGQFVPGIMIGSTYGRLVGKFVVSFYKKLNIEEGTYALLGAASFLGGSMRMTVSLCVIMVEITNNLKLLPLIMLVLLISKAVGDAFNEGLYEEQARLKGIPLLESRPKYQMRKMTAKEASGKRVISFPRVVKVADVVSILRSNNHNGFPVIDHARNGETLVIGLMLRSHLLVLLQSKVDFQHSPLPCDPRGSRSIRHTISEFVKPASSKGLSMNDVHLSSDDLEMYIDLAPFLNPSPYIVPEDMSLTKVYNLFRQLGLRHIFVVPRPSRVLGLITRKDLLLEENEDPASVELQSTSVRTRHRDRRKVGRNGDMERPLLTSLLV encoded by the exons ATGCTGTCGAATCATTTGCAGAACGGGATCGGGGCGCCGAAGCTCGCCTGGTCCCGCCTCCCGCACTCGGAGGAAGCCGCCGAGCCCGACGCCGTCGGTCTCATGAAGAAGAGCGACGATGTCGGCGTCGAGAGCCTTGACTACGAAGTTATTGAAAATTACGCATATTGGGAGGAGCAG GCGCAGAGAGGGAAGCTCTATGTTGGGTATCATGTGATGGTGAAGTGGTTCTTTGCTTTGCTCATCGGTATCG GCACTGGATTAGCTGCGGTTTTCATCAATATTGCAGTCGAGAACTTTGCAGGCTGGAAGTTTGCATTGACATTTGCAATAATCCAAAAATCATATGTGGCTGGTTTTGTAGTATACATATTAATCAACTTAGTTTTGGTTTTTTCGTCTGTATATATCGTTACACAATTTGCACCCGCAGCAGCTGGGTCCGGTATTCCCGAAATCAAGGGGTATTTGAATG GGGTTGATATACACGGTGTACTTCTTTTCAGAACCTTGATTGGAAAG ATCTTTGGGAGCATTGGCTCCGTGGGAGGTGGTCTAGCTTTAGGCAAAGAGGGCCCTCTTGTTCATACTGGTGCTTGTATTGCGTCTTTGCTTGGACAA GGTGGATCTACGAAATACCATCTAAGCTCTAGGTGGCTACAGATATTTAATAGCGATCGGGATCGTAGGGATCTG GTAACCTGTGGGTGTGCAGCTGGAGTGTCTGCTGCTTTTCGAGCTCCCGTTGGTGGTGTTCTATTTGCACTGGAAGAAGTTACATCTTG GTGGAAGAGTCAACTTATGTGGCGTGTATTTTTTACTTCTGCTATTGTGGCTGTTGTGGTGCGTACTGCAATGGGATGGTGTAAGAGTGGAAAGTGTGGACATTTTGGCTCAGGTGGCTTCATAATATGGGACTTATCAGA TGGTCAAGAGGACTACTCTTTTGAGGAGTTCTTGCCGATGGCAGTTATTGGGGTCATTGGAGGATTACTGG gaGCCTTATTTAACCAGCTTACGTTTTATATTGCATACTGGCGTCGAAATTATTTGCACAAGAATGGGAATCGAGTCAAG ATAATTGAAGCGTGCCTCATCTCGCTGATAACATCAATTATTTCCTTTGGTCTACCACTTTTACGAAAATGCAGTCCATGCCCTGAAGCAGATCTGGATTCTGGTATTGAATGCCCAAGGCCTCCAGGAATGTATGGGAATTATGTAAAT GTGATGTTTTATTCATTAGCAGTTGTGACATTTGGTACTGCCGTTCCAGCTGGTCAATTTGTTCCTGGGATCATGATAGGATCTACATATGGGCGTCTTGTGGGCAAGTTTGTGGTTAGCTTTTACAAGAAGCTCAACATTGAAGAGGGAAC ATATGCTCTACTGGGAGCAGCTTCTTTTCTTGGAGGTTCAATGCGGATGACAGTGTCTCTGTGCGTCATTATGGTTGAAATCACAAATAATTTGAAATTATTGCCTCTTATCATGCTTGTTCTTCTTATTTCAAAG GCTGTTGGTGATGCTTTCAATGAAGGCCTGTACGAAGAACAGGCGCGATTAAAAGGCATTCCATTACTGGAATCAAGACCCAAGTACCAAATGAGGAAGATGACTGCAAAAGAGGCATCTGGAAAAAGG GTGATTTCCTTCCCTCGTGTTGTTAAGGTTGCAGATGTGGTTTCTATTTTGCGGAGCAACAATCATAATGGCTTCCCT GTGATTGATCATGCAAGAAATGGGGAAACACTTGTAATTGGACTAATGCTTCGTAG TCACTTGTTGGTACTTCTGCAGTCGAAGGTGGATTTCCAACATAGTCCTTTACCTTGTGATCCAAGAGGATCCAGGTCCATCAG GCACACCATCAGTGAATTTGTGAAACCTGCTTCCAGTAAAGGCTTATCGATGAATGATGTACATCTGAGTTCAGATGACCTAGAAATGTACATAGATCTTGCCCCATTTTTGAACCCATCTCCTTACATTGTCCCTGAGGATATGTCTTTGACAAAG GTATATAATCTTTTCCGACAACTAGGTCTGAGGCATATATTTGTTGTTCCCCGTCCATCTCGTGTGCTTGGCTTGATTACCAGGAAGGATTTATTGCTTGAG GAGAATGAGGATCCAGCTTCGGTGGAGCTCCAATCGACTAGTGTAAG AACTCGGCATAGAGATAGAAGAAAGGTTGGAAGGAATGGAGATATGGAGCGCCCACTTCTCACTAGTCTTCTGGTCTAA